A stretch of DNA from Triticum dicoccoides isolate Atlit2015 ecotype Zavitan chromosome 2A, WEW_v2.0, whole genome shotgun sequence:
acggtaacggacacttggagttgtatcctgatcgatgcaactagaactggatacttgaggtgataactggatagtatggctccgggattgctttctcgcaggagtcgagaaaggatctctggccgaggttgataacactactactactttactttatgctactcttatctcttctgatgctgcaagatgcttggagctgcttgaagatgctagtcttcgataggactaggctctcccctctattctagcattctgcagttcagtccacatatacaaccctttCATTTGATATCAAtgtatacttagtatagatctgatgcttgcgagtactttggatgagtactcatggttgctttgctaccccttttccccctttcttcttctttccggttgatgcaaccagatgccggagcctaggagccagacaccaccgccgatgcctactactacgtggagaccgccgacgacctggagtagttaggaggtcccaggcaggaggccttgccttttcgatcgatgttgcttttgtgctagccatcttaaggaaaacttgttcaatttatgtctgtactcagatattgttgcttccactgactcttgtgtattcgagcttatgtattcgagccatcgaggcccatggcttgtaacataaagcttgtattattttatttgtgtctagagttgtgttgtgatatcttcccgtgagtccttgatcttgatcgtacacatttgcgtgtatgattagtgtacgattgagtcGAGGACGTCacacgggaccccctacccgagatctgccggttttgacaccgatggtGGTACTCATGCCTGGCCGCACCTTGGGCGAAGGAGGAGCATACTTGCGTGGGTGAAAACCCTGTCTGGCTTCGATCAGGCCCACGGAGGCAGCGCCCGTGGGCGTCGTCATCTTCCTGAAGTCTCCGTTGTAGTTGTTGCTCTATCTTTGTCGTGCTCCGAATGAAAAACTAGATCCTTGGATCGGGTAACGTAGGCACTTTggtgtcgtatccttcctgaaggcaccgTCTTGGAGCTCATGGTGTCGTTGACCCTCAACTTCACCTCTTCGCGGTATCTCCGGGAAGTGCTCCGTCGGCTCCGTAGTGATGCTTACTGCCATCTTGTAGTCTATCTTGAGTCGTTCGGTGTGTGGTTGTTGTAGTTTTTCGCACCTTTGTATCTGGCCTTAGGTGAGTGTGATGTGGTTTGCATCGGTTGTATGTGGGTTGTTGCTCTCTATATAAAGCGTGGCAAAAGTCTTTTTCATAAATAACTCTAAAAACCCTTAAATATAGCGAAGTAATTAAAGACTCATTAATGCTTCCTAAAATTGGCAATAAAGTATTGCTTATGCGGAAGTGATGTTCCCCGAATACAGCTCgtctatttattttgaattttattTCTATTGTCATGCTACTAATGAAAAATCAGGATCAGAaaatcgtgcaaactagtggaattGCTTGATGCTCTTCAGGTAGCTCGTGCTGAAATGGACAGGTAACAGACAGTCATTCCACCAGCACCAATATGGCTTGGAATCACATCAGGGAGGACGATGCCTTCTTGTCGGGTCGTTGGATGTACCAACCGACTAATGTCCATTGCTTTTTAGCCTCCTAATCGTCGCCATCAGATGACACTCAGCATGGCCCCCCTATCCTATCCTATCCATTTTGTCAAATCAGTAAAGTGAAATGCCCCCCTATCTACTGGAATCTTCTTCCGATTATGGTCAATTATTCGTCCACACGCGTGACATGGACAAATTAGACAATTAATGTTGTATGCGTGCGCCTGGCGTATACATGTACTACTCCTAGGGGGTACTCCTACGGAGTACATAGTAGTACTACGTGCACACACTAGTCGGTGCCAGTCCAATCCGGTCGTCCTCATCCACCCGTAAGCATTGAGCATTCCAAGGAGGAGCGAGGAAAGATACAGATTAGAGAGCGTCAGCCGGCTGGCCGGCCATGGAGGGCGGTGCTCACGGGTTCGACGGCTCGGCCTTCAGGGAGTGCTTCTCCCTCTCCTGGCGGAACCCctacgtcctccgcctcgccttctccGCCGGCATCGGCGGCCTCCTCTTCGGCTACGACACCGGTGTCATTTCAGGGGCACTGCTTTACATCCGCGACGATTTCCGCTCCGTCGACAAGAACACATGGCTTCAGGTAATTAAAAGATccaattcttcttctccttggcCGAAACAGACTCATAAGAATCGCTACACTTTCGTTTGCTAATTAGTATGGAGTATATGATTGCTGCAGGAAATGATCGTGAGCATGGCGGTGGCCGGCGCCATCATCGGCGCGGCGGTCGGCGGCTGGGCCAACGACAGGTTCGGGCGGCGGACGTCCATCCTCGTGGCCGACCTGCTCTTTTTCGCGGGCGCGGTGGTCATGGCTTCGGCGACGGGCCCCGTGCAGCTCGTGGTCGGCCGCGTCTTCGTCGGCCTAGGCGTAGGCATGGCATCCATGACGGCGCCGCTTTACATATCCGAGGCGTCGCCGGCGAGGATCAGGGGCGCGCTCGTCAGTACGAACGGCTTCCTCATCACTGGCGGCCAGTTCTTGTCCTACCTTATCAACCTCGCTTTCACCAAGGCGCCGGGGACGTGGAGGTGGATGCTCGGAGTCGCCGGCCTCCCTGCTGTGTTCCAGTTCGTCCTCATGCTCTTCCTCCCCGAATCGCCAAGATGGCTTTACAGAAAGGTTAGTTTTGGGTAGTAGTACTAATTGTTTATTTAGAAGATTGattctttctttttatttccttGAACTAAAAAGTTGTGGTAAATCTTTACATGAACGAACGAACTTAATTACCGGTGATGTCAGGGGAAGGTGGAGGAAGCAGAGGCGATCCTGCGTAAGATATACATGGCCGAGGAAGAGGTGACGAGGGAGATGCAGGAGTTGAAGgagtcggtggaggcggaggcgcgggagcggggctcgtcggagagggtaaGCCTGACGGCGCTGGTGAAAACGCCAACTGTGCGGCGGGCGCTGGTGGCCGGCGTCGGCCTGCAGGTGTTCCAGCAGCTCGTGGGTATCAACACCGTGATGTACTACAGCCCGAGCATCGTGCAGCTCGCCGGGTTCGCCTCCAATCAAACGGCGCTCGCGCTCTCGCTGGTCACCTCCGGCCTCAACGCGCTCGGCTCCATCGTTAGCATCTACTTCATCGACCGCACCGGCCGGAGGAAGCTGCTGGTGATCAGCCTCGTCGGCGTCATCGCGTCGCTTGCGCTGCTCTCCGCGGTGTTCCACGAGACCACCACACACTCACCCGCCGTCGGCAGCGCCGAGACCAGACACTTCGATGGTTCCCTCACATGCCCGGACTACCGGACGAGCAGCTCCGGCTGGGACTGCACCCGGTGCCTCAAGGCCAGCTCGACGGAGTGCGGCTTCTGCGCGTCCGGCGCCGGCAGCAAGCTGCTCCCGGGCGCGTGCCTGCTGTCGAACGCGACGGTGCGCGACGCGTGCCACGGCGAGGGGCGACTGTGGTACACGCGCGGCTGCCCGAGCCGATACGGTTGGCTGGCGATGGTGGGGCTGGCTCTGTACATCGCCTTCTTCTCGCCGGGGATGGGCACGGTGCCCTGGATCGTCAACTCAGAGATCTACCCGCTGCGGCACCGCGGTGTGTGCGGTGGCGTGGCGGCGACCGCGAACTGGGTGTCCAACCTGGTAGTGGCGCAGTCGTTCCTGACGCTGACGGAGGCCATCGGCCCCGCGTGGACGTTCCTCATCTTCGGTTGCCTGTCCGTGGCAGCGCTCGCATTCGTGCTCGTCTGCGTGCCGGAGACCAAGGGACTCCCCATCGAGGAGGTGGAGAAGATGCTCGAGAAGCGGGACCTCAGGCTCAAGTTCTGGGCACCGCGTGGCCGCGCTAGCAAGAACGACGGGCTGTGAGTGTCATCCCTACCTTCTTCATTTAGCGCGCGAACGAGACAATCTGTGGCCATCCAAGTAATTGGAATTTCGATTTGTAGGTTTTTTTTTCTTTGAGGGGAATTTGTAGGCTTTCAATACTATATACGTATATGTTACAAATAACATTTGTCGGCTTTCAATAATATTTGTCATGAATAGGTCATTATCTGTAAGTTGCAACGGGAACATgaatatctctctattcctaatggACGAGTTGATTGAATAGTCCTACCACTTTCGTCTggttttttcgtctggttttttttcGTCTCACCTCCCATCATCCTCCCACGTTAATTTTTCCTTCTTCACATTTAAAACCAAATCACGTCTGATACTCCTTCCATTTATTCGTACTTGCTTTGGTAGGTGTTGATTCAATTCAATCATATAAATATTTGGTAATTAAAAATTTAAAAATAATATTATATACATGAGATCACTTTCCAAACAGATCACCTTTCAAACAGATCACCTCCCTCTTTGATTTATTTTTTCCACCCATCCCTTTCATACTTACGCCGTTCGTTTATTCGCAGCCCCCACCATCGATACGGTTCGTTCGTCCTCTCCACCTCCCACGTACGCAGTCCCACCTTGCCAACGATTTTTTTTCATTCCCACAAAGAATTGGTGGATAAATAATCTCTATTCCTAAACAGGGAGTCCGTTGTCGTTTCATCTCGTTAGGCTCGCCTATCAAACGCTACCAACCCATTGATTTTTTTTCATCTCGCCGCAAAACCGATGGGCAAATAACCAGGAAAAAAACACCACCAAAAAACCCATCAATCCTTGACCACACTTTCCTTTCACATCACGTTCACACACAATCACAATTTTCCTAATCTATCTAATAATCAATCTATATTCAATAATCCCTCCTTCCACAGCACGTTCAGAACTTTCATCAATCTATCTATTCAATTATTCCATATacttcccccgcaaaaaaaaaatataTATTCCATATACAACCCGGTTCGTAAACCCCACGATCCCATGTCTCCCTCCTAGCCCTAACAAACGACAGGGCTAGCGCCGCCACCCCTTCGTTCTCTTCCCCAGGCTGCCTCACCTTCGTTCTCTTCCCCGACGCCTGAAGCCATGAGCGCCGCCGCGTCATCAAACCTTCAAAACTGCTCCATCTTGCGATGATCAGGGGCTGTCCACGGATACCAACTCTGCGGCGAATTCCTCCTTGAATTTGTACCAGCTAGGCCCCGACGACTGCGCCCACAGCGTGCCGACACAAAGTTCAAGATCAAGGTCTCACCCTTTTCTCTTCTTTCCCTGCTTCTATTTTGTTCTAACCCCTCTCTTCAATCTCCTTCCATGGATCGATCTTGCCTCTCACTGACCCCACGATCAGCAATTCAAGTCAATCGTCCGATCTGGATGGAGCATGGTCGACAGAGGAGATGAAGATGCACGCCGTGTCGCCGCCTATAGACGTGTCCGTCGCTGTCCTCCTTGCACTCCAACGTACGCCGGCCTCACCACCACCGGTGACCTCCCTCCACTCCATGTTGCAATGGGCCCCTGGCTTTAGTCCAC
This window harbors:
- the LOC119354490 gene encoding probable inositol transporter 2; the protein is MEGGAHGFDGSAFRECFSLSWRNPYVLRLAFSAGIGGLLFGYDTGVISGALLYIRDDFRSVDKNTWLQEMIVSMAVAGAIIGAAVGGWANDRFGRRTSILVADLLFFAGAVVMASATGPVQLVVGRVFVGLGVGMASMTAPLYISEASPARIRGALVSTNGFLITGGQFLSYLINLAFTKAPGTWRWMLGVAGLPAVFQFVLMLFLPESPRWLYRKGKVEEAEAILRKIYMAEEEVTREMQELKESVEAEARERGSSERVSLTALVKTPTVRRALVAGVGLQVFQQLVGINTVMYYSPSIVQLAGFASNQTALALSLVTSGLNALGSIVSIYFIDRTGRRKLLVISLVGVIASLALLSAVFHETTTHSPAVGSAETRHFDGSLTCPDYRTSSSGWDCTRCLKASSTECGFCASGAGSKLLPGACLLSNATVRDACHGEGRLWYTRGCPSRYGWLAMVGLALYIAFFSPGMGTVPWIVNSEIYPLRHRGVCGGVAATANWVSNLVVAQSFLTLTEAIGPAWTFLIFGCLSVAALAFVLVCVPETKGLPIEEVEKMLEKRDLRLKFWAPRGRASKNDGL